The Kineococcus radiotolerans SRS30216 = ATCC BAA-149 genomic interval GGCCCGACCCGACTGGAACGTGTTGGAGAACGAATGGCTCAGGGCACCGTCAAGTGGTTCAACGCTGAGAAGGGCTACGGGTTCATCGAACAGGACGGCGGCGGTCCCGACGTCTTCGTGCACTACTCGGCCATCGGCGGCAACGGCTACCGCTCGCTGGAGGAGAACCAGCGCGTGGAGTTCGAGGTCACGCAGGGCCAGAAGGGCCCGCAGGCCGAGGACGTGCGCGCTCTCTGAGCGGGCGATGACTCCCCCAGGGCCCCCTCCCCCGCACGGGGAGGGGGCCCTGGGTCGTTCCCGGCCCCGTTCGTGAAGGGTTTCACGAACGCTCCGGGCGACGGGTCACCCGCCGGCCCAGACCGGTCGTGACGACGACGACGGCGATCGTCTCCGCGGCGATCAGGCCGACGAGGACGAGCAGCTGCACCCTGGCCGCCTCCAGCGGGCTCGCCCCGCCCAGCAGCAGACCGACGAACGCCCCCGG includes:
- a CDS encoding cold-shock protein; the encoded protein is MAQGTVKWFNAEKGYGFIEQDGGGPDVFVHYSAIGGNGYRSLEENQRVEFEVTQGQKGPQAEDVRAL